The Maylandia zebra isolate NMK-2024a linkage group LG7, Mzebra_GT3a, whole genome shotgun sequence genome contains a region encoding:
- the mansc4 gene encoding MANSC domain-containing protein 4 → MNAAWGLLAVFTLVCRVESRCSPTSYYKNCWIRRFPGIFIDIEESQRRGAQLLKHYQEETALKCSRTCCLTRNFSCNLAIFHYDTTQEILNCFHLHCPTLGSCILSHRDNVVLYNITKGVDPDLLVFGKYFTSNVRVLPHHYSRNNASEPLLSDKRQFIHPPPPVKPSTTAGRVHAPTEASVIATTALQSTGQPLAVSTTTTAVPSTEKTPPSSKKYAQTTAAVVSTTSLPDSITPSPSFTTVSTLGHYNSKILSAFSTTSPQSPVSTPTRHPTATFSQLASSPPTSAALISYTESSKLYLNETKGNHGRNHTVSNEGASGDDTLPGLGHGWYVAADTLLVAVAICITVLLSCCCSILLVVSWRGQRKRMGRYSTSWRGKRGSMRLIKYVLVKESS, encoded by the exons ATGAACGCCGCATGGGGTTTGCTGGCGGTTTTCACTCTGGTGTGTCGCGTTGAGTCGAGGTGCTCACCGACCTCCTATTATAAGAACTGCTGGATTAGACGGTTCCCGGGGATTTTCATCGATATTGAGGAATCTCAGAGGAGAGGGGCGCAGCTTTTGAAGCATTATCAAGAAGAGACCGCGCTGAAATGCAGCCGCACCTGTTGCCTTACCAGAAACT TTTCCTGTAATCTGGCTATATTCCACTATGATACCACTCAAGAAATCTTGAACTGCTTTCACCTCCACTGTCCGACTCTGGGGAGCTGCATTCTGAGTCACAGAGACAACGTTGTTCTCTACAATATCACAAAGG GTGTGGATCCTGATCTGTTGGTGTTTGGAAAATACTTCACCTCTAACGTGCGTGTGTTACCCCACCACTACAGCCGCAATAACGCCTCAGAGCCATTGCTGTCAGACAAGCGCCAATTTATTCATCCGCCTCCGCCCGTTAAACCCTCCACTACAGCTGGCAGAGTTCATGCCCCCACAGAGGCGTCTGTCATTGCCACCACAGCACTGCAGAGCACCGGTCAGCCTTTAGCAGTTTCCACAACTACGACTGCTGTGCCTTCCACTGAAAAAACTCCCCCATCTTCAAAAAAGTATGCACAAACAACAGCCGCAGTTGTCTCCACCACTTCTCTTCCAGATAGCATTACTCCATCTCCTTCATTCACCACAGTTAGCACTCTGGGCCATTACAATTCCAAGATTCTGTCTGCTTTTTCTACCACAAGTCCACAATCCCCAGTATCCACCCCTACCCGTCATCCCACCGCCACTTTCTCTCAGTTGGCCAGCAGCCCTCCAACTTCTGCAGCTCTTATAAGCTACACAGAAAGCAGCAAGCTGTATCTAAATGAGACCAAGGGCAACCATGGGAGGAACCACACAGTAAGCAACGAGGGAGCCAGTGGAGATGACACCCTACCAGGCCTCGGACATGGGTGGTATGTGGCTGCTGACACCTTGCTGGTTGCTGTGGCCATTTGTATCACAGTGCTGCTGAGCTGCTGTTGCTCTATCCTGCTGGTGGTGAGCTGGAGGGGTCAAAGAAAGAGGATGGGACGCTACAGTACATCATGGAGAGGGAAACGAGGCTCCATGCGTCTGATAAAATACGTGCTGGTCAAGGAGAGCTCCTGA
- the mrps35 gene encoding small ribosomal subunit protein mS35, with translation MASRTSKTFLSLGRINIPLLGFNKRSGKATYATALSINSSSGNKGLPDRGGRGPFVRRPRREAGEPRTGKMPVDQDWTAVYPSAAPFRPGSVPLPLRMGYPVKGGIPPEKKGNLELIKIPNFLHLTPAAIKKHCEALKPFCTEWPSALETDTKCDEHFPIKLESKEYVSAGPSLRNPSARIVHLRVKLSSLNLDDHARKKMIKLLGERYCKNTDVLTIKTDSCPLRQQNYDYAMYLLTVLYHESWKTEAWEAEKTVADMEDYSWEDSPSQKNILDVLLRMKVAGEGDGEEVRQQLLGRKDVQDYKDSVTRLKNEGESESSMLQYKEAVKKVFNM, from the exons ATGGCTTCACGCACAAGCAAGACATTTCTGTCCCTAGGTCGAATAAATATCCCTCTCCTTGGATTCAATAAACGATCCGGTAAAGCCACATATGCAACGGCTCTGTCTATAAATTCTTCTTCTGGAAATAAAG GCCTTCCAGACAGAGGTGGTAGAGGACCCTTTGTTCGAAGGCCCAGAAGAGAA GCAGGGGAGCCCAGGACAGGAAAGATGCCAGTGGATCAGGACTGGACTGCAGTTTATCCATCGGCCGCGCCCTTCAGGCCAGGATCCGTCCCCCTCCCTTTGAGGATGGGGTACCCTGTGAAGGGGGGCATTCCTCCAGAGAAGAAAGGCAATTTGGAGCTAATCAAG aTACCAAACTTTCTACATTTGACACCAGCAGCCATTAAGAAACACTGTGAAGCTCTGAAAC CTTTCTGTACAGAGTGGCCCTCTGCCTTGGAGACTGATACCAAGTGTGATGAGCATTTCCCCATTAAATTAGAGAGCAAAGAGTATGTGTCCGCTGGCCCTTCTCTCAGAAACCCTTCAGCTCGTATCGTCCATCTCAGA GTAAAGCTGTCCAGTTTGAACTTAGATGACCATGCAAGGAAGAAAATGATCAAACTCCTTGGCGAGAGATACTGCAAAAACACAGATGTCCTCACCATCAAAACTGACAG CTGCCCGCTGAGACAGCAGAACTATGACTATGCCATGTATCTGCTCACAGTTCTCTACCACGAGTCTTGG aaAACTGAGGCCTGGGAGGCCGAGAAGACTGTGGCAGACATGGAGGACTACAGTTGGGAGGACAGCCCGTCTCAGAAGAATATCTTGGATGTACTCCTACGCATGAAAGTGGCAGGAGAGGGAGATGGTGAAGAAGTGCGACAGCAGCTGCTGGGAAGGAAAGACGTTCAAGACTATAAAGACTCGGTCACACGGCTGAAGAACGAAGGGGAGAGCGAGAGCAGCATGCTGCAGTACAAAGAGGCAGTCAAGAAAGTATTCAATATGTAA